In Pelmatolapia mariae isolate MD_Pm_ZW linkage group LG8, Pm_UMD_F_2, whole genome shotgun sequence, one genomic interval encodes:
- the LOC134633024 gene encoding transmembrane protein 238-like — protein MSTPVQVEPIMEKRYGGVGRCKCSFWFAVAHDILGVLIIMIGVFGGLVIHDLFVYGGAIILFLSLIWWVFWYTGNIDVPPEELEDDVGMTKQKNRGLSRAVRRLSDRLASGIRNSFRKSGRLVRQGPPGDNGFVNAGADVSLSTIYDGTLASTSNEFVRETLSV, from the coding sequence ATGTCAACACCTGTACAGGTGGAGCCCATCATGGAGAAGAGGTACGGAGGAGTTGGCCGCTGCAAGTGTTCATTCTGGTTCGCAGTAGCCCACGACATACTTGGTGTCTTGATTATAATGATTGGGGTGTTTGGAGGACTGGTTATCCACGATCTGTTTGTCTACGGCGGGGCCATTATCCTCTTCCTCAGCCTGATCTGGTGGGTGTTCTGGTACACGGGGAACATCGACGTGCCGCCGGAGGAGCTGGAGGACGACGTGGGCATGACGAAGCAGAAGAACCGTGGACTGAGCCGGGCGGTGAGGCGCTTGTCTGATCGCCTCGCCAGCGGGATCAGGAACTCCTTCAGAAAGAGCGGCAGGCTGGTTAGACAGGGGCCCCCGGGCGACAACGGATTTGTAAACGCTGGTGCAGATGTGTCGCTCTCTACAATCTATGACGGCACCCTGGCTTCTACTTCAAACGAATTTGTGAGAGAGACACTGTCAGTCTGA